The following proteins come from a genomic window of Chlamydiales bacterium:
- a CDS encoding DoxX family protein, translating to MGKKTKKIWFKHLYYGIIQAENFLGHLLLFIIRFYWGGLLTLMGFGKFTNPVIFADFLSLFSIPAPLFIAYLIASFEIIGGISLFIGCFSRISAIFMIFLFIGIYLVAYQEALMTIFSNPSLFIHEEPFLYLYSTLIICCFGPGFISIDYWIEKKPGKIKSINQS from the coding sequence ATGGGAAAAAAAACTAAAAAAATATGGTTTAAACATCTTTATTATGGAATCATTCAAGCAGAAAATTTTCTTGGTCATTTGTTATTGTTTATTATCCGCTTCTACTGGGGCGGTTTACTAACATTAATGGGATTTGGAAAATTCACAAATCCTGTGATATTTGCAGATTTTCTTAGTTTATTTTCTATTCCAGCTCCTCTATTTATTGCTTATCTTATTGCAAGTTTCGAGATCATTGGAGGAATTTCTTTATTTATTGGTTGCTTTAGTCGAATTTCTGCTATTTTTATGATCTTTCTCTTTATTGGAATATATCTTGTTGCCTATCAAGAGGCCCTAATGACAATCTTTTCTAATCCAAGCCTTTTTATTCACGAAGAACCATTCCTTTATCTTTATTCTACACTAATTATATGCTGTTTTGGCCCTGGCTTTATTTCGATCGATTATTGGATCGAAAAAAAGCCAGGAAAGATAAAATCAATCAATCAATCCTAA
- the ruvX gene encoding Holliday junction resolvase RuvX: MKKRIVSIDYGLKRIGLAISDENQIIAMPIGLILATSDIRETIDRILEKLKSYEIEKFLVGYPLHLNGKSSTLTDQVNLFIVLLKEVVNSPVTRIDERLSTLQAERLMKDRGMSRKKRVKIIDAMSAAVLLQSHLGY; encoded by the coding sequence ATGAAAAAACGCATAGTAAGCATTGACTATGGCCTCAAACGCATTGGATTAGCAATTTCAGATGAAAATCAAATTATTGCTATGCCAATTGGCCTGATTCTCGCGACTAGTGATATTAGAGAAACCATTGATAGGATCTTAGAAAAATTGAAGAGCTATGAAATCGAAAAATTTTTAGTTGGTTACCCCCTTCATCTCAATGGTAAAAGTAGCACCTTAACTGATCAAGTGAATCTTTTTATCGTTTTACTTAAAGAAGTAGTTAATTCTCCGGTTACCAGAATAGATGAGCGCTTATCAACTCTACAGGCAGAGCGTTTGATGAAAGACAGAGGGATGAGTCGGAAAAAAAGAGTCAAAATCATAGATGCCATGTCTGCTGCTGTCTTACTTCAAAGTCATCTGGGGTATTAG
- the zwf gene encoding glucose-6-phosphate dehydrogenase, with protein sequence MAKDSSIISQTRPLLFNQNKELIFTNPLLSETKSERIIDPCIIVIFGATGDLTARKLFPALYNLKREGQLPMHFACVGFARRKKSNETFRKEMHDAVSQFSRVKPLDEDLWSSFMNQIFYLTSNFDEEAGYESLSQLLLHLDKKLGTQGNRVFYLSTQPSFFPKIIKNLSLHRLIYDSNKEKEKFSRVIIEKPFGHDYKSGIALQEFILNHLVEDQIYRIDHYLGKETVQNILVFRFANSIFEALWNNHYIDHVQITVAEEIGIGSRGAFYEEAGILRDIVQNHLMQLICLTAMEPPAVLSTEAIRDEKVKILKALRPIDMNNFNNYVVRGQYGSGYINGICAPGYREENNVSPKSHIETYVALKLYIDNWRWGGVPFYLRAGKRLPKRTTEIAVNFKKVPRILFSQEGSINTNNVLIIRIQPNEGIALRINCKVPGPSSPIQPVKMDFRYGSYFGLTPPEAYERLICDCMLGDGTLFARGDEVLTSWKWITPILERWSENPPTDFPNYPSGSWGPKESDEMMTHDGHRWRLI encoded by the coding sequence ATGGCAAAAGATTCTTCAATTATTTCACAAACGAGACCTCTCTTATTTAATCAAAATAAAGAGTTAATATTTACAAATCCTTTATTATCAGAAACAAAATCTGAAAGGATTATTGATCCCTGTATTATAGTGATTTTTGGTGCAACGGGTGATTTAACAGCTCGCAAACTTTTCCCTGCCCTTTATAATCTTAAAAGAGAAGGACAACTTCCTATGCACTTTGCATGTGTAGGTTTTGCTAGAAGAAAAAAGAGCAACGAAACATTTCGTAAAGAGATGCACGATGCAGTAAGCCAATTCTCACGTGTCAAACCATTGGATGAAGACCTGTGGTCTTCATTTATGAATCAGATTTTTTATCTTACATCTAATTTTGACGAAGAGGCTGGATACGAATCATTAAGTCAACTACTTCTGCATCTTGATAAAAAATTAGGAACACAAGGAAATCGTGTTTTTTATCTCTCTACTCAACCAAGTTTTTTTCCAAAAATCATTAAAAATTTGAGCCTCCATCGCTTAATTTATGATTCTAATAAAGAAAAGGAAAAGTTCTCTCGCGTCATTATTGAAAAACCATTTGGTCATGACTATAAATCAGGTATTGCACTTCAAGAGTTTATTCTAAACCATTTAGTAGAAGATCAAATCTATCGTATTGATCATTATCTTGGAAAAGAAACTGTACAAAATATCCTAGTGTTTCGATTTGCTAATTCTATTTTCGAAGCTCTTTGGAATAATCATTATATTGATCATGTTCAAATTACCGTCGCTGAAGAAATTGGAATTGGATCGCGTGGAGCATTTTATGAAGAAGCGGGAATTTTAAGAGATATTGTACAAAACCATCTCATGCAGTTAATTTGTTTAACAGCAATGGAACCTCCTGCTGTTCTCAGTACAGAAGCAATTAGAGATGAAAAAGTAAAAATATTGAAGGCTCTACGTCCTATTGACATGAATAATTTTAACAACTATGTCGTTCGTGGACAATATGGGTCAGGTTATATCAATGGTATTTGTGCTCCAGGATACCGCGAAGAAAATAATGTCAGTCCTAAATCTCATATTGAAACTTATGTGGCTTTGAAACTTTATATCGATAATTGGCGATGGGGAGGAGTGCCTTTTTACCTAAGAGCAGGAAAAAGATTACCAAAACGTACAACTGAAATTGCTGTGAATTTTAAAAAGGTACCAAGAATTCTTTTCTCACAGGAAGGATCAATAAATACTAATAATGTCTTAATTATTCGTATTCAGCCTAATGAAGGAATTGCTCTTAGGATAAATTGCAAAGTGCCTGGACCAAGCAGCCCAATTCAACCAGTAAAAATGGATTTTCGCTACGGCTCTTATTTTGGTTTAACCCCTCCTGAAGCATACGAACGCTTGATTTGTGACTGTATGCTAGGAGATGGTACCCTTTTTGCAAGGGGAGATGAAGTCCTTACGTCATGGAAATGGATCACTCCTATACTTGAAAGATGGAGCGAAAATCCACCGACAGATTTTCCAAATTATCCATCAGGATCTTGGGGGCCAAAAGAATCTGATGAGATGATGACACATGATGGTCATAGGTGGAGATTGATCTAA
- the pgl gene encoding 6-phosphogluconolactonase, with amino-acid sequence MKKNIVCDERRLIQIPGNYDQTILFAVDKWIEYANESIKDHNFFSVALSGGTTPKAIFQKLVNQAHLIDWSKIYVFWSDERSVLPCHPESNYRMAMEESGLEKLPIPKNQIYRMVAESDIERNATNYEKIIQRVLGTHPFDLIMLGLGDDGHTASLFPNTQGLIAKDQLIVANYIPQKNTWRMTMTYKCINSARHTCMYVLGSKKIKIIEKILTSDYNYKNYPAQNIGTKLNPSLWILDKEASKKIYLY; translated from the coding sequence ATGAAAAAAAACATTGTATGCGATGAACGCCGCTTGATTCAGATTCCTGGAAACTACGATCAAACCATTCTCTTTGCTGTAGATAAATGGATTGAATATGCAAACGAATCAATTAAAGATCATAATTTTTTCTCTGTTGCGCTATCAGGAGGAACAACTCCAAAAGCAATCTTTCAAAAGCTTGTAAACCAAGCTCATCTTATTGACTGGTCAAAAATTTATGTTTTTTGGAGTGATGAACGTAGTGTATTACCCTGTCATCCTGAAAGCAATTACCGAATGGCAATGGAAGAAAGTGGATTGGAAAAATTACCTATTCCTAAAAATCAAATATATAGAATGGTGGCTGAATCTGATATTGAAAGAAATGCGACTAATTATGAAAAGATCATTCAAAGAGTACTTGGAACGCATCCATTTGATCTGATTATGCTTGGACTAGGAGATGATGGACATACAGCTTCACTTTTTCCAAATACTCAAGGTTTAATAGCTAAAGACCAACTGATCGTGGCAAATTACATTCCACAAAAAAATACGTGGAGAATGACCATGACATATAAATGTATTAATAGCGCACGCCATACTTGTATGTATGTTTTAGGATCAAAAAAAATTAAAATCATAGAGAAAATTTTAACCTCTGACTACAATTATAAAAATTATCCAGCACAAAATATCGGAACGAAACTTAACCCTTCCCTATGGATTTTAGATAAAGAGGCAAGTAAAAAAATCTATTTGTATTAA
- the kdsB gene encoding 3-deoxy-manno-octulosonate cytidylyltransferase, whose product MTSNQVVGIIPARWNSTRFPGKPLIDILGKSLIKRTYEKALKSSRLNSLLVATDDHRIYDHVKDFGGNVCMTSISCPTGTDRVSEAIKISQSNPSIVVSIQGDEPCFDPTTIDTLIEQMQKTDDAVVTTPVTKITNPHDILNSGIVKCVFDYLNRALYFSRAPIPFSVKSRTVDNYYRHIGIYCFRGSFLEHYVKIKNSRLQNIEDLEQLKILEMGHQIYVSIVKDQGIGVDTPKDLKRIKEILCANISL is encoded by the coding sequence ATGACTAGTAATCAAGTAGTTGGAATAATTCCTGCACGATGGAATAGTACTCGATTTCCAGGCAAACCTCTGATTGATATTTTAGGAAAATCTTTAATTAAAAGAACTTATGAAAAGGCGTTAAAAAGTAGTCGACTTAACAGTTTGCTTGTAGCCACTGATGATCATAGAATTTATGACCATGTAAAAGATTTTGGAGGGAATGTCTGTATGACTTCTATATCTTGTCCTACAGGGACGGATAGAGTAAGCGAAGCTATTAAAATATCTCAGTCTAATCCTTCCATTGTTGTAAGCATTCAAGGAGATGAGCCTTGTTTCGATCCTACAACTATTGATACTCTTATCGAACAAATGCAAAAAACTGATGATGCTGTGGTAACTACGCCAGTTACGAAAATTACTAATCCGCATGACATCTTGAATTCAGGAATAGTGAAATGTGTGTTTGACTACTTAAATCGAGCACTTTATTTTAGTCGAGCACCAATTCCTTTCTCAGTAAAATCGAGAACAGTCGATAACTATTATCGTCATATTGGGATTTATTGTTTTAGAGGCTCTTTTCTAGAGCACTATGTGAAGATAAAAAATTCTCGTCTTCAAAACATTGAGGATTTAGAGCAACTAAAAATTCTTGAAATGGGACACCAAATTTATGTTTCAATAGTTAAAGACCAGGGAATTGGAGTTGATACCCCGAAAGACTTAAAAAGGATTAAAGAAATTTTATGCGCAAATATATCTTTATAA
- a CDS encoding CTP synthase, with protein sequence MRKYIFITGGVVSSLGKGLTLASIAMLLEKKGLQIAMLKLDPYLNVDPGTMNPFEHGEVYVTDDGTEADLDLGHYYRYTNALLSRDSTATTGQIYDTVIKQERQGDYLGRTVQVIPHITEEIKKRIKNCGQVAGAQVVLIEIGGTVGDIESLPFLEAIRQFRYDYQNDCLNIHMTYVPYLKAAGEVKTKPTQHSVQTLRGIGILPDLILCRCENPLSSEIKEKISLFCNIPYGAVFDEVDVKNTIYEVPIMLHKQGVTEIICRKLNLESPKIDLCDWEKIIKKVKKTKETLTVGIVGKYLQHQDAYKSLFEALHHAAIAVEYNLKIQTIEADRITEFEGCDGYLVPGGFGPRGWEGKILAAKYCREKNIPFFGICFGMQVLVVEFARHVLGLIEANSVEIDPLTKDPIISLLNEQKTKDHLGGTMRLGSYPCSLKEGSKTYQAYGEKKIFERHRHRYEFNNQYKNLAEKHGLLVSGIFEKENLCEAVEIQNHPWMIGVQFHPEFKSRPTKPHPLFLDFMKSMIKYHEKTHSKH encoded by the coding sequence ATGCGCAAATATATCTTTATAACAGGTGGTGTTGTTTCCTCTTTAGGGAAAGGTTTAACACTGGCTTCAATTGCTATGCTTTTAGAGAAAAAAGGTCTTCAAATTGCTATGCTTAAACTAGACCCCTATCTTAATGTTGACCCAGGCACCATGAATCCTTTTGAGCATGGTGAAGTCTATGTCACAGATGATGGGACGGAAGCTGATCTTGATTTGGGCCACTACTACCGTTATACTAATGCTTTACTTTCACGTGATTCGACTGCAACCACCGGGCAGATTTATGACACAGTGATCAAACAAGAAAGACAGGGGGACTATCTTGGTAGAACAGTTCAAGTGATTCCTCATATTACAGAAGAAATCAAAAAACGTATTAAAAATTGCGGACAAGTCGCTGGTGCTCAAGTTGTACTTATAGAAATTGGAGGCACAGTTGGAGATATTGAATCTCTGCCTTTTCTAGAAGCAATAAGACAATTTCGGTATGATTATCAAAATGATTGTCTTAATATTCATATGACTTATGTCCCCTATCTTAAAGCAGCTGGAGAAGTAAAAACTAAACCAACTCAACATTCAGTTCAAACACTCCGTGGTATTGGAATTTTACCGGATCTTATTCTCTGTCGTTGTGAAAATCCACTTTCATCCGAAATTAAAGAAAAAATCAGTTTGTTCTGTAATATTCCTTATGGAGCAGTTTTTGACGAAGTAGATGTAAAAAACACTATCTATGAAGTTCCTATTATGCTTCATAAACAAGGAGTTACAGAAATTATATGTCGGAAGCTAAACTTAGAATCCCCTAAAATCGATCTTTGTGATTGGGAAAAAATTATTAAAAAAGTCAAAAAAACAAAAGAAACTCTCACTGTAGGCATCGTTGGTAAATATTTACAGCATCAAGATGCCTATAAATCTCTTTTTGAAGCACTTCATCATGCAGCAATCGCAGTGGAATATAATTTAAAAATCCAAACAATTGAAGCAGATAGAATTACTGAATTTGAAGGATGTGATGGTTATCTTGTCCCTGGTGGGTTTGGTCCGAGGGGTTGGGAAGGAAAAATCTTGGCTGCAAAATACTGTCGAGAGAAAAACATTCCCTTTTTTGGAATTTGTTTTGGTATGCAAGTTCTTGTTGTTGAATTTGCTCGTCATGTTCTTGGGTTAATTGAAGCAAATTCAGTTGAAATAGACCCCTTGACAAAAGATCCTATTATTTCTCTATTAAATGAACAGAAGACTAAAGACCATTTAGGAGGGACGATGCGTTTGGGATCCTACCCATGCTCTCTTAAAGAAGGATCAAAAACCTATCAGGCTTATGGAGAAAAAAAAATCTTCGAAAGACATCGTCATCGTTATGAATTTAATAATCAGTATAAAAACCTAGCGGAAAAACATGGTCTACTTGTTTCTGGAATTTTTGAAAAAGAAAATCTTTGCGAAGCTGTTGAAATTCAAAATCACCCATGGATGATTGGTGTTCAATTTCATCCAGAATTCAAATCTCGACCAACAAAACCTCATCCTTTATTTCTAGATTTTATGAAATCAATGATTAAGTATCATGAAAAAACGCATAGTAAGCATTGA
- a CDS encoding glucose-6-phosphate dehydrogenase assembly protein OpcA: MVVSKNPIELTDINQELNQLWDKEQGKNTTRASLFTLIVYVSKNTKLNSSETLIKSVISKFPCRIILVIRSDDQKETYLRTSIASETVSQGEFQIFCEIIKIEVAGPLIERVAFIITPQILPDLPVYLLWRYNPAIENLILPALERIADRIIFDPESTYHLQRYAQVVSSFLNQFHCRIGDLKWSKISGWRHLFVQVFDHSDALKKLLESKVIQIFYNKKKSEYQEHTEIEAAYLQAWIATRLNWKFQAIEIKKNQIYLTYFNQGKIVTIIMIPEYLPVLAPGMITKIEIESVKNQSRYIFKHHPETRQVFIEYADQNYCDIPICMYLPEVSEGQEIIEEIFHPSVDFHYYEILQLLQSISWES; the protein is encoded by the coding sequence ATGGTAGTGAGCAAAAATCCAATTGAGCTTACCGATATCAATCAAGAACTCAATCAACTTTGGGATAAGGAACAAGGTAAAAATACCACTCGTGCCTCATTATTTACCTTAATTGTCTATGTTTCAAAAAATACAAAATTAAATTCTTCTGAGACTTTAATTAAATCTGTAATTAGTAAATTTCCTTGTCGTATTATCCTAGTCATAAGAAGTGATGATCAAAAAGAAACCTATCTACGTACAAGCATTGCTTCAGAAACAGTCAGTCAAGGTGAATTTCAAATTTTTTGTGAAATCATTAAGATTGAAGTTGCTGGGCCTTTAATAGAAAGGGTGGCTTTTATTATTACTCCACAGATTCTTCCTGATTTGCCTGTTTATCTTTTATGGAGATACAACCCAGCCATAGAAAATCTCATCCTTCCTGCTCTAGAACGGATTGCTGATCGAATTATATTTGATCCTGAATCAACTTATCATCTGCAAAGATATGCTCAAGTAGTCTCATCTTTTTTAAACCAATTTCATTGTAGAATCGGTGATCTCAAATGGAGTAAAATTTCAGGTTGGCGACATCTTTTTGTACAAGTTTTTGATCACTCAGATGCTTTAAAAAAGCTTTTAGAAAGTAAAGTTATTCAGATTTTTTATAATAAAAAAAAATCTGAATATCAAGAACATACGGAAATCGAAGCCGCCTATTTACAAGCCTGGATAGCCACAAGGCTTAACTGGAAATTTCAAGCAATTGAAATAAAAAAGAATCAAATTTACCTTACTTATTTTAATCAGGGAAAGATAGTCACAATCATCATGATTCCTGAGTATCTTCCTGTACTTGCTCCTGGAATGATTACTAAAATTGAGATAGAATCTGTAAAGAATCAATCTCGTTATATCTTTAAACATCATCCTGAGACTCGCCAAGTTTTTATCGAATATGCTGATCAAAACTACTGTGATATTCCTATTTGTATGTATCTTCCAGAAGTTTCTGAAGGTCAAGAAATTATTGAAGAAATTTTTCATCCTTCAGTAGATTTTCACTACTACGAAATCCTGCAGCTTTTACAATCAATTTCTTGGGAAAGTTAA